TGGAGCCCCCTGAGTCTCGGCTGGCAAGTGAAGCAAAAATTATTATTCCGGTGGGGAGAGAAAAAATTGGCACAAAGTGGCACACCGAAATTTCAATGGACCGCAGGTTGAATGAGCAGAAAAGTTGGGGCAAAAAGCAGGGGGTAAATTCCCCGCACCCCAAAAACCATATAGACCGATGCTCTGGCTATAATTATTGAATGTTCGCTGTGTTTTTTTCGCTTCGGCGGGGCAAGAAACTTGTAGCGCTTCATCGGCAAGGCTGCTCAATCTCAAGTTCAAGTCGCAGCTCCAAGTTCGAATCAGTTGGTCAGGGGGCCAGAAAGGGGGTCTATTCCGCAGAGAAGACCCAAATAAAGTTTCTCTCTTGAGAAACCGATTCGGGCAGCCCCAAATGAAGCCCAGACAGGTAGCAGCTGCGCCTAATTGTCGAAAGTATCTGGCAGATACATTTCTTTTTGTCACGTTTAGTTGGCTCTTTGCGCCTTGTATCTCGTTCTGATGTCAGACAACCTTGAACCTTTTTGTGGCGTTTGTTTTCCTACTGCTGCcgcttttcaaatatttataaccgCTATCAGCAACTTTTGCTTTCGTTGTTCGGCGTGCTAATTGGCGCGGAAATTGTTGGAAGCCGgtttaaagtttaaacaaTCGAAAAGCGTAAACCAGTTTTGGGCATTAGAAGCCCATGAATTTTTCAGTGCCAAAGTGGCATAGATCTGGAGGGGGTGGCGCTCGACCACATAGTGCGATGGAGGTAACGACTATTGGATAATTATAGGCATTTATCAATTAAGATTGGAAGtctctatatttttttaacgaaTGACAGAGGCTGCAAAGGCTGTTGTTTTGAAGTTATTTGATTGATAGAAGTTTGAAAATGTTGTGTTATGTCACAAAATATATtactcgaaattcaaaataataaatgaataattCCCCTTAATGTTTCATCATTATTAGCACAGGTACAATTATGCCGTCATTCAGATGATTACCTCATTTGCCTTGGAGAAAGGTCAATTTGTGTTTGACAGACTTAATTGATGTGCAGCTTGACGTCAATATTTATGCCAAACCTATATTAAATATAGGTCGAGGATAGGTTTATCTTTCTGCCAGAGATTTTAAGTATATTTCAGGCTTTATAttgctaaaaatgtttactgAAATTCACAGAACTTATTCCCCGAGCAATATAAATGTCAGCCTGCACCATGTTTACAGCCAAACTACCCTCTAACGAAGTGATTCCCGGTTTCTAAGATTTATGATTTATTCAAGATCTCCCAGTGCCATGTCCCAAATCTCTTTCCAAGTCCTCCCAGATCGCCTTCCGCATAAATTTCGCGCACTTCAAGAGCTTTCTCCGAACACTTCTCCCGTATCTAGATAAATGTTTCTGCATGTTTGTTTCCCATTTCTTGGCCTTTTTGTCCCGCCGTGTGTTTTGTTTGGTGTCGTTTTCAGTCTGGCTttactttttggttttttgctGAATACAAGAGTACAACTCACTTGTAGGAGCGCTATCACCAGCTGGATGGGTCCGCAGCGGACGACCACGGTGCCGATGGTGGTGGCTCTGAGGGAGGTGGACGGTGTGGTGTGGGTGGTGCCCGATCCCAGGCCCGTTCCCGTGCCCGTGCACGTGGACATGGCTGTGGACATGGCCTGGCTCGGAGTCGGCGACGATGATGACATTGTTGCTGAATAATTGAAGGCGTCTAGCTGGGACTGCTGAGATTGCTGCGACTGCTGCGTCTGGAGTTGGCTGCTCGGCGGCTGGCGGGGATTGGGGTTCGAGGAGGAGGCGACCGAGTAGAGCGAAGACATCGATGAGTCTAGGGCTTGGCGGCGTTCCATGGTtgctttccttttttctttGCTATTTTCTACTAACTTTCGAGAATTGAGTGCTTGTAGTTTTGTGTGTTTTGCGTGGGCGTTTGTAATCTCTGTCGTTTAGTTTTTCTCgtatttttgtttggcttatTTCCCCTGCTTGTTTCGCGTGCTTGGCATTTTGAACTCTGCTCGAAAGTGGAACTATTAGAACGAGTCACTCGCGTTGCGTCTTTGTAAGTACAAAATTTGTCGGGTTAGTTAGGGCAGCCAGGGGATTCGTTTCGATTTCGTTGCGAACGCTATCAACGCCGGCGATCGTCTGAGAACCGCTGCGAATCGGTAGATTTTCGAATAGGAGAATTCTTTTTGCCCGCCGCGATCACTATGACTTCATACTCGCGCTCTCCCTGTCGCTCCAACGCCTGTTTGTTATGGCATAGTGGCTATATATATAGAGCTATACAGGCGAGAGAACCGTGTGTACTTTTTGCATATTGAGCCTGAGAAAATTGCCTTTGATGCGTGTGCTAGTCTCGTTGAAGACCCCGCTGCCCCCCCAGAAGAAAACCCAAAGACAATGCTCGATTcgcgtttatttttaaaacaacaaGCTATTGAGTAATTTTCGCAAAGCTAAACTGTTGTTCTAGCCCAGATACTCGGAagctacagatacagatactatGTACCAGCGGTAAAGCGCTCGGATGTGCGTCAGATCTGTAACATGTGCCAATTGCATTGGCAGGAGTCGTCAGTCAGTCCGTCATCTTTCATGGATTCttccatatatatttttgaatacatTACGCATACGTCGTGTGCGCCCAGCTGCCTCTATTAGGTAATTTTTGGTGTATCTCCCAATTTTTAATAGTCGCCGCCGTTGCTGGCGTAATGTAAACTATTTTAATTGTACTTTGCGctggctaaaaataaaacagcgCACAACAACATTGGGAAGAGCAGGTTCCCTTTTATAAAAGTTTACAGTAGCACAATTGAGGAAATGCTGGCCATCCACATGTTGttgtccaaaaaaaaaattagaaacgAGAAAGAAAATTCGTTGATTGAAATTTTCTGGGGCGTGGACCGTTATAGTACGCTGAAAAGGCAAGGAAAAGTGCACATGACTCAGAAGAAAAACGCCTTTCAATGCATCAAATCGCcgaatatttttgaaaaatatttcttgcCCGCATTTTGTGTCGATTTCTATTTGCTAagcattttgttttgtatttgaGGGTCGTCACAGAACCGAACATTTgacaacaacaataaatttaGCACAGAAAAACTAGCGCCAAGCGTTTTTGAATGTCAAAAATGTTCTGGCTAAATTATGGCTgattattttcgtttttttcgctttttgaagtgccaaatttattgttttcctcctcgttTTTTGCCCAACTTAATTTACATAGATATGTTTTTATTCGCACATTATTCGAGCGCAGGAGAAGCGGAAAACTAAAACGCGCGCGCCGCCTTGCAAACAGCGGAACAACCGAACGCCGCGAACTTCGAACAAGACTGACCAAAGATCCGAAGACTGAAGACCGGAGACCGAAGACTGAGCAGATTCTACGGGCAGCGGCAGATGGGAAAGAGCAGAGTGAATTTTACCCGATTCGCTCAGTTGGTATAGGAAAATTCCCTCTTTTGTTGATCTCTTGACTCTCGTTAAGCTCGGTTTTCAAAAAGCCGGCTTCAATTTTGAGAAGAGATTGTTGGAGAGAGAGGGGAATATGCGGCAGAAAGAGAGGCAAGACGAGGGGCTTCACGGGGGACGACATAAATAAACAAGTGCTCTTGGCATTCGCGGCGTCGTTAATTCatgatttcaatttttaatgccCTGCGCCCGGCTTTTCAGCAATTACAATACCAACGAAAGGTATGGGGAGATTTTGGGAGAAAGAGAAACGAAGAGCTTGTACCCTGTACACTCCATTATTATAGGTTCGATGAAGAAGGCAAGAGAAAGTTTAAAGAATAAGAAAACCACAAAAGTTCAAGTACAGTGAGGTAAATCAAAAAGGTTATTTAATTCATCAGATAAAAAGTGGTATACCTCTTTCTTCAGAAAGTTAAAATGGAGTTCCTTgagataaatatatattatccAACTATatagttattataaattttgttttttatcttCTTAAAACAAGTATACCTTGATCCCATACACCCCATTTAAGAAAGGGTATCCCAAGCCGCAACATATTCAAGTGCAGCCTTGGTACTTTAATAACAGAGTGAAGACAGGAAGAGCAGAATAACAACACCAGAACGGCTGAGGAAAGCAGACGTATCGTGTCTTAATAGGGGGCCAACTGACCGCCCGCATTTGCAACCCCTCACCACACTCTATACCTCAATTTACGAAGTGTTTTTCGCCCAAAATGCGTGTCTTGAAGCTTGACTTTGGCTCCGGACTGCGACTTCGTGCAATATCCATCGCATGCAATCAATGCCCCCAGTTGCAAGTTATATTTTTCGCTATCATCGCTCGAACTTATCAAATTATTCTTCCAGCGCCATCACGTCACGGAATCTGGTCGAACGGCATGAAAAGAATCTCGTAGATATTTGGCCCGCCTTTCTGGATGATCAGCTTGCTAAGTATGAGTTCTTTTCACTCACTCGCCACACTctgaacattttatttatatgtttttaattgAGATTAATGAGCCACTTGAGTGAGGAGCTCACGGAATGAAAGCCACCCCTCTTAACCCCATTTCCCCGCTTCGCCCGCTGACAGTTCACATTTCAGATAATTGAAATCACTTGAGGACCACTTGTTAAATGTTTAGGGAAAGGGCCACCCACGCAGGCAGattccaaaaaaatatgaagGGTGGAATAAGTCCAAAAGAGCACTCAGAGTTAAGTACGGATGATGGCAATGACTTTTCCCGATTCCCGCCTAAAGTTATGCAATGTTTTTCAgggatttgaaaatttaattttaaatttccctCTACTTACTTGTTAACTTAATATTAGAAAATTATCTGAAAAGTTATTGACAAAAGTGTATATGATTAGCTTTATTTTTGGGGTAAAACATTTCCAATATTAATTGCACTATAGTTTGTGACTGTGTGGGGAGAAatagttataaataaatattaaacatacaATTAATGGCAAAAAATTTCGACTGGCTGTGACTGAatgaaatgtattattataaataatttatagatATTCTGGAATTCTCTAATTTTGCAGGGCTTAAACTAAATTTGAACTAAGAAAATAATTACTAGTTATAAAGCTGGgataaataaaacagaacAAGTTTGAACCAAGAAATATTTCAATCAATTTTATGCAAGCAATTTAGTAACTAAAAAAATCATGCTAAATAAGatagcaaacaaaacaaaacggaTGAAAAACTTTTAGCTCATGGGCTAAAATAGGTTTTGAGGAAaacatcaaaaataatatgccAACTAATTAATGGCAAGAATGTCGAGCATCGGCGGAGAAGCAAATGGCGCGGGTTAATTGGGCGGGAAAGCATTGGGCTCATCTTTCTGGTGGCACAGGTGGGCCACATCTCCTAGAGAAATCCCTTGATCGTCTGCTTCGTTATGTTCTCGTAGTATTTACTGCGTCGCCAGGACGTCGGCGGTTTGGATTCGTTGGGGTTAGTTGAAGGCGGAGCGGTATTATCAGCGGATCGGTAGCTCACCTCCGGCGTGTGGGCATTGGACATCCTGGGGGCCGTTTCCGTGGTGATTCCCGTGGCCAAGCTGAAGCCCTCCACCTCACTGTCCGATTCGATGGCCTGGGGCAGGGGGAGTGGCAGGAGcaggtgctgctgctcctcgtccGGCGTGGGCGTCACACTCTGACTGTGCAgctcggccacgcccaccacaCTGTCCTGATCCTCACTCTTCATCCTCTGTTGATGGGCGGAGAAGTAACTCAGCTCGGAGCTATCGAAGGACATGTTCACCGGGGAGTGCGGCAGCTCGGGTATCTCGAAGGTGCTCAAGGTGGAGTCATCCGCCTCGTCGAAGGAGTTCTTAGCCGAGCCTATGTAGGAGCTAGTGCGTCCCGAGGCCGTTTGGAAGGAGGATGAGTGCGAGTTGGGCGTGAAGTTGCCCTCGGAGGCGGTGGCGAAGGACTCGTCCTCGGTGGAGCGGGAGTGCCAGTCCTAGGGGAATGACAAAAAGCAATATCCGTTCAAGGATGATGGTTCTTTATCAGCATGCCTTATCTAAGCTTACCTCGATGCTCCCCAGCTTCTTGATGCCGTGGGGTGCGGTGCCGTTGGTGATCCCACTGCTGGCTGCTCCCTCCTGCTGCTGGACATCCCGGATGACTGCGTCCAGGGACTCGGCGACCTCGGCAATGGCTCCCAGCTTGTGGGAGATGGCGGCGCAGGCCAGTTCGTTGCTTCCCGTGGGCACCACCTGCACAGTGGCTGGCGCGGACTCTGCGGGCACCTCGCTGCCAGCACTGCTGTTTCTTCCGCTGTCATGGGGTGGACTGGGGCTGCTGTCCAGAGGCAGTTCGTCGGCCACCACACTGAAATCACCAGAAAGACGCGGGTTATCGGGGGCTCCGGAATCCACAGAGGCAGTGCGTGAGTGCGAGGGCGTTTCATTATCGGTATATTCGCTCTGCGGATACGTCTCACTATCGTTGCGAATGAGGGCCTTGATCTTGTCCAGGCTTTTGAGAGGTGGCCCAGAGTCCacctcatcctcctcctcttcttcGGTTTCCTCCAGAATGATATCCCTTTCTATGGAGGCCTTGGCTATTTTGGTCTTGACACTCGAAGTGCTGGCCGtctcatcatcgtcgtcgtcctcgtaatcctcatCTTCACCCTGGGTATCCTCACTACTCACTTCCGGCAGTTTACTGGCCTCGTTTATGGCCTCCAAAAGTCGGCTGAGATCGCTTGAGGAATCACTTAGGACTTCATGGGGACTTCCCGCCAAATCCTCCTCTTCGCTTGCCAAGGGAGCAGTGGTATTAGCCTCAGTTTGCTCTCCATTTGGggatttattttcactttccTCCACCGGAGGCTCTAGCTCGTTGGGCGGTTCGTCCACCACAATGCTGGGCACTTCCGGCCTGGGTGCTACCTCCTGCTCCACTTCCTCGTCTCCCTTTGATTTGGCAAACAAATTACGAAATCTGGCAAACATTTTGAGCTTTTTCAAGTAAGTTGTCTAGCCGGCGCCTCCCTTTTTCTGTCTTTCGGGGAACTGGGGAACAATTAGTTTGACGTAAGACGCTATAACACGCTTTTGGCTAGTGGCCAGTTGAAGGGAGCTGTGGCTCTCCGATAATTGTGGATTCAATTATTCACTGTGCCGGGATTAGCAAATGCTCGAGAGTGGTAACCATGAGGACACTTCTATATATAACACCTTCCTATCACAATGCTCCCCACTTTGACCCACTTGTCACGCACGTTCTCCAGGAAATTCACTCTTTATCTCGCACAcactaaatatatattctttccGAGTGTTCCATTAATTTCACAAACTGACAGTTGTCTTGAAATCTCGCGCTCCGAACCGAGAAACCAATTCGACTGAGGACCGAACGACGACCGCACTGGACCACGCACTGAAATAGACTACTTGGATTTGGACGCCGGCTCTTGGGCGGAAAGATCTTCTATATGGCAtagttcttttattttaattcaatatttttttggctctTTTTCGGCTGTTGGGCGGTGGATCTTTTCGAGTGCGTCGCGGCCGCTTGACATTTGTTTCATTCtgtcaaaaattatttttggttgTCTGCGGTTACTTGGGAAGAATTGAGCGGTTTGATGGGTCTTAAAATGactttatgtttttatataattccTTATAATTTGAATCATAATGTTCAATTTTATTGTGACATTTAATAGGTGTTAAACACGTCATTTATCATAAGGTACggtaagaaaattaaataaatcccaaaagaatattttctttttatacatAAGGATTCTCATCCCACATTTTTAAAGCGTATTGGCAAGTTGCCtttctttttccattttcaattCCCATTTATcatttcttttagttttatttctaGCAACTTGTTAGTTCTTTGCTCtttcgttgttgtttttcctTAGTTAATTTGCCGCGAGTTCGAGTGAGTTGAGTGAAAATCTTTCTCATGCTTAAGTTGATATGCAAAACGTTTTGCTGTTTTTCCCGTCTGAGTTCTATGCGTTGAGCATAATGAAGTAGCCGCCGACATAAGGTTGAAGTCCAGGCACTCACGCTACTGCAGGTGTATCATAGATTACAATTCACTTGAACTCACCTCTTGCCCGTCAGGGCATCCAGGACGAAGGGCTCCTTGAGCCGCTTCTTCAGCAGTCTTCCCAACCTGACCATTCTGCCCACCTCGACCAGGAGCTGCTCCCTGGCCACCAGATGACGCTGCAAGCGAGGGGGCATTTCTCCCAGTGGAGAGAGCTCCGCTTCGATTTCTCCCTCAGCATCGCTACTTAtgccactgctgctgcggtTGTGCTGCtgtcgttgttgctgctgcagttgggCGGAGAGCTCCTGGGTCAAGAGCGGACGCAGTTCCCTCAGCTGGCGATAGTAGGCCTCCACAGAGCGATGGAATACGGCCGAGACCCGCAGTCTGGTCATCTGCTCCTGGGCCACGGACTGCAGGCTGTGCCACGTGTGCTCCAGCTCATCACTGATCAAGCTCTGGCCGGGATTGGATTGCGACCCAGACCCCGACGGATCCAGCTTGCAGCAGAGGCGCAGTGTCTGGGAAGCCTCCAGCAACTGGCAGCCGTAGTGGTAGATGCTCTATGTAAGGGAGGTGCAAAGAAATTGGTTTAAAATGTGTCAATAAGTAagggaattttaaataattataaggatTAAATATATACCAATCTACCTGAGTCACTTTCTAAGATCATTAAATCCTATGAGAATATGTTTCTTTTTAAGAACAACATCAAATGCAATTGTATTTTCAATACTTTTATAGAATCATTTTATGTTGATGGGCTGGAACACTAGTTGGGCAACCTTGTATCAACGCAAAGAGGCCTTGATTTTCCGCCAGAAAGTTCGCCTCGAACTGGGCAATTTATCGGTCACTCTGCCGTTAGCCAAACTGGCTCTCCCTTTCTCTGTCTGCCACGCGGATGCACTGCCTCCATCTCATTTCCCCCCGAAATAAACCCAGCAAAGAGGGGAAAACTCACCCGGCCGGTTTCCTCGAACCCCTGCAGCTCGTCCTTCTGCAGCTGGATCTCGTGGATGTTGCAGCCGACATGGGAGTGGCACCGCAGCAAGACGGCGTACAGCTCCTGCAGCCAGTCCCGCGCCCTCCGCGCGTCCTCCTCGTAGGCGTGGATGTGGGTCACCTGCTCCAAGGTGAGCCGCTGCAGCGCCAACCGATGGCCGCACACCTGACGCCGCCGCCTGCTCTCGTCGATCTGCCGCCGCAGCTGGGCGATCTCGGGGCTGTAGTCCAGCTGGAGGTCGCGACCCAGAGCGTCTTTCACCGGCATCGCCAGCATGTCGCTCAGCTTCTCACCTTCACGCACAAGATCGCGCTCGACGTGGCCTGGTGATGTTAGATATGTTGGATAAGTATGGCTTAGAGATCGGTTGTATTTACTAATGTAAgattttaacatataatcagTAAGAAAAAGTTTATAGTTAGATATTTTCGGTTCGATTAGAGAAAgttcttttaatttgtttatatttaacatCACTGAAGTTTGAAAGCGTGACAATTGTGTAAAGTATTTGTTATGAGTTTTCCgctcaaaatattttctgtcATGCCTATGATAATTATCATACcaattttaacatatttttgtcAGGGTTCGATGGCCATTTTGAGTGAGCAAAACAGATATTGAACATGATAATTTCCAAACTCACCCATCGTTTCCTGGTTGTTCTTTAGCTGCATGAGCAGCTGCTCCGCCTCGGGCCAGTCGAGCGATCGGCTGTCCACCTCCAGCACATGGTTACCCGTGGTCAGGAGCTCCTCGAATTGGTCGAGGAGTCGGTGGAACCTCAGGGCGGTCATGAGGACATTCCTTCGGCGCTCCAACCTCTTGGCAAAGGAGCGACACACAAACTGCATGAAATCCCGTTGCGAGAGGAGATCCTGGCACAGAACCAAGTCCTTGGGAGACGCCTGCCTGTCCCCGGCGAATCTCTCGATCTTGTAGAGCAGCTCGGCGTAGCAACCGTAGGTGTCCCGGCACTCCAACTCGAGCTGATCGTGGGCGGAGCGCAGGGCCTCACAGCCCCGGACATCCCCTGCAATGCTCCTTTGGCGGCTAAGGAGCTGCTCCGCCTCCTGCAGGATCCAGTTGGTGACGAAGGACACGCCCTCCTCCAGAGTGCTCAGCTCTCGTGCCTCCCGCAGGGATCGCAGCAACTCCAGCCAGGCCGTCCGAATGGCCGTCTGTTTCTTCTCGATCTCGTTCAATCGCAGCTCGATGCGGGCCCGTTCACACACGAGATCGGGGGGCAGCAGGGGCTTCTGCTGCTGCGCGGGAACAGCAGTGGCGGAGTGGGCAGTAGTTGGCGGGGGGCTCGCGGCGGACTCCGAGGCAGGTGCGACCGCTTGTGGCGGCGGTGAATGCGTCTCGTAGACCTCGTTGAAGCGGGCCAAGATCGCGTTACCTGCACAATGGCCAGCATGCAATAGAGTCGAAGAGAAAAGGGAAAGGGGTTGAGAAATGTGCACTGCGAAAAATGTGTTGgtgaaaaatattcaatatacCCAAAACACGGCTCCCAAAGAAATACTAAATTCGTTCGGCAATTTACAAATGTTCTGCTCCTAGAAAATTTGGtacaaaattctttataaaaataaataataaaaaacctcataaattattgaaaaataataaataaattcttattATCAGTGATTCCTTTATTTCAGTTTTGTTGTATTCACTCTCATACACATACAATCTTTCCCCTACATGTGTACTACTCATTTTAGCTGACTTAAGAAAATCGAATATTGATATTATAAAGAGGGTTTATTCTAGCATTATTTAGAATATGCTTGATCTTCTGCTAATTTTTAAACTCctgctttttttttgctctGTATTTAGGGTTTTCGTTGCTGGGGAATGGGATCTAAGGCCATTCACACATCCACAAAAGTGAAACCTCATTCCCGGAGACGCTTTAAATCCGAGACTGGCTCTGTGGACTGTGGCATGTGCCACCATTTCGTTGCGCATCACAGACTTTTGTGGCTTTAAGTGAAAGGTCACGTTTGTCGTTGTTTGCAAACCCACGCACTCGAAAGAGAATTCGGCCGAATTTGAAGTCGTTGTTCAGAAATTGAAGTGTGAACACTGGTAAACACGGCTGGCTCAGGGCTCAATGATCTCAAACCGCAAACGGTTCTCGAAAATAACTTAATGAAGCCAGAAAAGTATTTGATTCTTACTGCTCAAAAACTGGTtttcataaacattttaaacttttttttaaaagaaaacccGTTATTATAATATGTTTTATGCAAATCCTTTAACTTTCCTTAACCAATCAATCAGTCTTTATAACTTTGCGAGCAATTGTCAATCATAAACAATGCCCATTTCCATTGAAAACGGAATTTCTGTCAAAAATAACCTTCCGTAGGCCGCATTTTCAATGTTATTCGGTGCCGTTAAAGTCAACCCACAACAAAAACGGCGCGCGAAAAACGAGTTTGCCAAACGTGGCGCATTTCTAattgaaaaacacaaaattcaATGATTTACTTGTCACATGTGTGTCTTTCGCCCCGTCCCTGTCCGTCTCTCTGAACAACTCGTTTGCTTCGAGGGCACAACGAATTATGTTAATTGCTTGGGGGGCAGCAAACGAGAAAAAGCCACACTCTAAAAACGAAAGACTCGAGCCACGAACGCGACTCACCCATGTCGATGGCGGCTTCTATGTCGCCCTGGACACCGGCGTGCAGCTGGGCGCACTTCTTCAGCTCCACATCCGCTTCCGCCGGCCGCAGGGACCTGTGCTCCCGCAGCAGAGCCAACAGTTTCTCCATCGAAGCCAGAGTCTGCACATGCAATCTGGTGAACTCGTCGATGGACTGCGAATATGTGGGCATTAGCTGCCGTTCGAACGGGACAGAAACTGGGGCACTTACCTTGCGCTGCTGCAGCCACAGATCGTAGTTGAACTGCAAGGTGCCGCCCAGCTCCTCGGGCAGGTTCTGCGGCTCTATGAACTTGAACAGCCTCGCCTTGGACAGCACCAGGGGCTAAGttacacagagaaaaagtTTCGAGTGAAATTTTGATTCTtattttaagaacattttttacttaACTAAATTTTAGGAaagcatttaatttgtttaaattgagAAACATTTggtaaatgtataaatt
This window of the Drosophila biarmipes strain raj3 chromosome 3L, RU_DBia_V1.1, whole genome shotgun sequence genome carries:
- the LOC108035369 gene encoding SEC14 domain and spectrin repeat-containing protein 1-B isoform X1; this encodes MEEDVLNALQTRSAYLSGGFDRQKRIIFVVNAFNDLQLWNRRYLQVTLDYLKRSLSASVLQNGVSVVVNAQESSSRISRQQVRQIYSLFGGDINVDLYLVRAEGFWEKHVEPCTKSQVKGEPLVLSKARLFKFIEPQNLPEELGGTLQFNYDLWLQQRKSIDEFTRLHVQTLASMEKLLALLREHRSLRPAEADVELKKCAQLHAGVQGDIEAAIDMGNAILARFNEVYETHSPPPQAVAPASESAASPPPTTAHSATAVPAQQQKPLLPPDLVCERARIELRLNEIEKKQTAIRTAWLELLRSLREARELSTLEEGVSFVTNWILQEAEQLLSRQRSIAGDVRGCEALRSAHDQLELECRDTYGCYAELLYKIERFAGDRQASPKDLVLCQDLLSQRDFMQFVCRSFAKRLERRRNVLMTALRFHRLLDQFEELLTTGNHVLEVDSRSLDWPEAEQLLMQLKNNQETMGHVERDLVREGEKLSDMLAMPVKDALGRDLQLDYSPEIAQLRRQIDESRRRRQVCGHRLALQRLTLEQVTHIHAYEEDARRARDWLQELYAVLLRCHSHVGCNIHEIQLQKDELQGFEETGRSIYHYGCQLLEASQTLRLCCKLDPSGSGSQSNPGQSLISDELEHTWHSLQSVAQEQMTRLRVSAVFHRSVEAYYRQLRELRPLLTQELSAQLQQQQRQQHNRSSSGISSDAEGEIEAELSPLGEMPPRLQRHLVAREQLLVEVGRMVRLGRLLKKRLKEPFVLDALTGKSVVADELPLDSSPSPPHDSGRNSSAGSEVPAESAPATVQVVPTGSNELACAAISHKLGAIAEVAESLDAVIRDVQQQEGAASSGITNGTAPHGIKKLGSIEDWHSRSTEDESFATASEGNFTPNSHSSSFQTASGRTSSYIGSAKNSFDEADDSTLSTFEIPELPHSPVNMSFDSSELSYFSAHQQRMKSEDQDSVVGVAELHSQSVTPTPDEEQQHLLLPLPLPQAIESDSEVEGFSLATGITTETAPRMSNAHTPEVSYRSADNTAPPSTNPNESKPPTSWRRSKYYENITKQTIKGFL
- the LOC108035369 gene encoding uncharacterized protein LOC108035369 isoform X2, which produces MEEDVLNALQTRSAYLSGGFDRQKRIIFVVNAFNDLQLWNRRYLQVTLDYLKRSLSASVLQNGVSVVVNAQESSSRISRQQVRQIYSLFGGDINVDLYLVRAEGFWEKHVEPCTKSQVKGEPLVLSKARLFKFIEPQNLPEELGGTLQFNYDLWLQQRKSIDEFTRLHVQTLASMEKLLALLREHRSLRPAEADVELKKCAQLHAGVQGDIEAAIDMGNAILARFNEVYETHSPPPQAVAPASESAASPPPTTAHSATAVPAQQQKPLLPPDLVCERARIELRLNEIEKKQTAIRTAWLELLRSLREARELSTLEEGVSFVTNWILQEAEQLLSRQRSIAGDVRGCEALRSAHDQLELECRDTYGCYAELLYKIERFAGDRQASPKDLVLCQDLLSQRDFMQFVCRSFAKRLERRRNVLMTALRFHRLLDQFEELLTTGNHVLEVDSRSLDWPEAEQLLMQLKNNQETMGHVERDLVREGEKLSDMLAMPVKDALGRDLQLDYSPEIAQLRRQIDESRRRRQVCGHRLALQRLTLEQVTHIHAYEEDARRARDWLQELYAVLLRCHSHVGCNIHEIQLQKDELQGFEETGRSIYHYGCQLLEASQTLRLCCKLDPSGSGSQSNPGQSLISDELEHTWHSLQSVAQEQMTRLRVSAVFHRSVEAYYRQLRELRPLLTQELSAQLQQQQRQQHNRSSSGISSDAEGEIEAELSPLGEMPPRLQRHLVAREQLLVEVGRMVRLGRLLKKRLKEPFVLDALTGKRFRNLFAKSKGDEEVEQEVAPRPEVPSIVVDEPPNELEPPVEESENKSPNGEQTEANTTAPLASEEEDLAGSPHEVLSDSSSDLSRLLEAINEASKLPEVSSEDTQGEDEDYEDDDDDETASTSSVKTKIAKASIERDIILEETEEEEEDEVDSGPPLKSLDKIKALIRNDSETYPQSEYTDNETPSHSRTASVDSGAPDNPRLSGDFSVVADELPLDSSPSPPHDSGRNSSAGSEVPAESAPATVQVVPTGSNELACAAISHKLGAIAEVAESLDAVIRDVQQQEGAASSGITNGTAPHGIKKLGSIEDWHSRSTEDESFATASEGNFTPNSHSSSFQTASGRTSSYIGSAKNSFDEADDSTLSTFEIPELPHSPVNMSFDSSELSYFSAHQQRMKSEDQDSVVGVAELHSQSVTPTPDEEQQHLLLPLPLPQAIESDSEVEGFSLATGITTETAPRMSNAHTPEVSYRSADNTAPPSTNPNESKPPTSWRRSKYYENITKQTIKGFL